A single genomic interval of Lathyrus oleraceus cultivar Zhongwan6 chromosome 7, CAAS_Psat_ZW6_1.0, whole genome shotgun sequence harbors:
- the LOC127103851 gene encoding uncharacterized protein LOC127103851 encodes MKEVIAEKKPIEDGSVALNENCSAISPGRRIPSKQKDPEVITVPCTIKDRTFKKVLIDSGASVSLMPLSIYQRLGIGNVRDTRINLKFARHSIKNAYGVAEDVLVTIEELSFPIDFMIIDIPKDEEPPIILGRPFMRTSRCNFDIDQGTLTLKVYDDEITLNVSEDRKLKSCDVQSLNTGRQKEIHALKEESIQRKVLKHSTQAQSNVETKEKRTESKRVEIDDYHDAFFTPKANLVYDAFGPSTTEMETKLCVLEERIKDI; translated from the exons ATGAAAGAGGTAATCGCCGAAAAGAAACCAATAGAAGATGGGTCGGTAGCCTTGAATGAAAATTGTAGTGCAATATCTCCAGGTAGGAGAATCCCAAGCAAGCAGAAGGATCCCGAAGTGATCACAGTCCCATGCACTATAAAAGACAGAACTTTCAAGAAGGTACTAATCGATTCTGGAGCCAGTGTGAGTCTGATGCCATTGTCAATCTACCAAAGGCTTGGTATTGGAAATGTCAGGGATACAAGGATAAATTTGAAGTTTGCACGCCACTCCATAAAGAATGCATATGGAGTAGCAGAAGACGTACTGGTGACAATAGAAGAGTTGAGTTTTCCTATTGATTTTATGATCATAGACATACCTAAGGATGAAGAACCGCCTATTATTCTTGGTAGACCATTCATGAGGACAAGTCGATGCAATTTCGACATAGACCAGGGCACACTAACTTTAAAAGTCTATGATGATGAAATAACCTTGAATGTTAGTGAAGACAGGAAGCTAAAG TCATGTGATGTGCAGTCTCTCAACACGGGGAGACAGAAGGAGATACATGCACTTAAAGAAGAATCAATACAGAGAAAG GTACTCAAGCACAGTACTCAAGCACAGTCGAATGTAGAAACCAAGGAGAAGCGAACAGAATCAAAAAGAG TTGAGATAGATGATTATCACGATGCTTTCTTCACTCCAAAAGCTAATTTAGTTTATGACGCCTTTGGACCATCGACTACTGAAATGGAGACAAAGCTTTGTGTTCTAGAGGAGAGGATAAAAGATATCTAA